One genomic window of Choloepus didactylus isolate mChoDid1 chromosome 27, mChoDid1.pri, whole genome shotgun sequence includes the following:
- the LOC119520940 gene encoding zinc finger protein 805 isoform X3, whose translation MQEEHLRPGIDLQKETLPRKMSPKHNGLGTYDGIYSKVVQEQVSPGDALHNHDSHGSDKDPMIHEGKNSYKCNECGKLFNKKRLLVRHERIHSGVKPYECTECGKSFSKSTYLLQHHMVHTGEKPYKCIECGKAFNRRSHLTQHQRIHTGEKPYKCSECGKAFTHRSTFVLHNRSHTGEKPFVCKECGKAFRDRPGFIRHYMIHSGENPYECFECGKAFKHRSYLMWHQQTHTGEKPYECSECGKAFCESAALIHHYIIHTGEKPFECMECGKAFNHRSYLKRHQRIHTGEKPYVCSECGKAFTHCSTFILHKRAHTGEKPFECKECGKAFSNRADLIRHYSIHTGEKPYECIECGKAFSRRSGLTRHQRIHTGEKPYECIKCGKTFCWSTNLIRHSVIHTGEKPYECSECGKAFSRSASLTQHQRSHAGRNPISVTDVGRPFTNGQTSVNFQQFLLGSDFLNVTTKENLWPEEASYSASDHSYQRETTQVSSL comes from the coding sequence ATGCAGGAGGAACACTTGAGACCAGGGATTGACCTCCAGAAAGAGACTCTCCCTAGGAAAATGAGCCCTAAACACAATGGTTTGGGGACATATGACGGTATATATTCAAAGGTGGTACAGGAACAAGTTTCTCCAGGAGATGCTCTCCATAACCATGACTCCCATGGATCAGATAAAGATCCCATGATTCACGAAGGGAAAAATTCCTATAAATGCAATGAATGTGGGAAACTTTTTAACAAGAAACGCCTCCTTGTTCGACATGAACGGATTCATTCTGGTGTGAAGCCCTATGAATGCACAGagtgtgggaaatcctttagtAAGAGCACATACCTCCTTCAACACCACATGgtccacactggggagaaaccctataaatgcaTCGAATGCGGGAAGGCCTTCAACCGCAGGTCACACCTTACACAACACCAGCggattcacactggagagaagccttaCAAGTGCAGTGAATGTGGAAAGGCCTTCACCCACCGCTCTACTTTTGTCTTGCATAATCGGAGCCACACAGGAGAAAAGCCCTTCGTGTGCAAagaatgtgggaaggcctttcGTGATAGGCCAGGTTTCATTCGACACTACATGATTCACAGTGGAGAGAATCCCTATGAGTGCTTTGAGTGTGGCAAGGCCTTCAAGCACAGGTCGTACCTCATGTGGCACCAGCAAACTCACACTGGTGAAAAGCCCTAtgaatgcagtgaatgtgggaaagccttctgtGAGAGCGCAGCCCTCATACATCACTACATTATCCACACTGGGGAGAAGCCCTTTGAGTGCATGGAGTGTGGGAAGGCCTTCAATCACAGGTCATACCTCAAGAGGCACCAGCggattcacactggggagaagcccTATGTGTGTAGTGAATGTGGAAAGGCCTTCACCCATTGCTCCACTTTTATCTTGCATAAAAGGGCCCATACTGGAGAAAAACCATTTGAGtgtaaagaatgtgggaaagcctttagcaATCGGGCAGACCTCATCCGACACTACAGCATCCACACAGGAGAGAAGCCATATGAGTGCATTGAGTGTGGGAAGGCCTTCAGCCGCAGGTCAGGCCTCACAAGGCACCAGCGGAttcacactggtgagaaaccttatgaatgcatCAAGTGTGGAAAAACCTTTTGCTGGAGCACAAATCTCATTCGACACTCTGTCATCCACACCGGAGAGAAGCCCTATGAGTGTAGTGAATGTGGAAAGGCCTTTAGTCGCAGCGCATCCCTCACTCAGCACCAAAGGAGTCATGCTGGGAGAAATCCTATCAGTGTAACAGATGTGGGGAGACCTTTCACAAATGGACAAACCTCAGTCAACTTCCAGCAATTCCTACTAGGGAGTGACTTTTTGAATGTAACCACTAAGGAAAATCTTTGGCCAGAAGAAGCATCTTACTCGGCATCTGATCATTCATATCAAAGAGAGACTACGCAAGTGTCTTCCCTGTGA